Proteins co-encoded in one Aminivibrio pyruvatiphilus genomic window:
- a CDS encoding right-handed parallel beta-helix repeat-containing protein: protein MKNGGTGDGSSWAAAAGDLRTVLAGASSGDEIRVAAGSYKPHADDRGVSIVLKNGVALYGGFPDTGNPAMADRDPELYRTILTGDLLGNDIFDAANGGYQGGTGSDNSYHVVSADGVGSTAVLDGFFITGGNADVDGGGMYNTDSSPTVTNCTFSGNSAANSGGGMLNTGSSPTVTNCTFSGNIATNHGGGMSNWYSSPAVTNCVFSGNRTNDGGGMFNFGSSSPTVTNSTFSENIATSAGGGMYNWNLTSPTVTNCVFSGNTAAWGGGMANNSNSSAVVTNSTFSGNTATIDGGGMYHWYGSTTVTDCIFLENTANKGGGIYSGFGSVTFTNSTFSANSVGDEGGGMFNTNNAPAVTNCTFSGNTAHNWGGGGMYNGNSIPTVTNCTFTENRASWGGNMYNFNSSPTILNSIFWASSSEEVENAGTSAPSLTSCVVQGGYPGGTDILEGDPKLGPLADNGGPTQTHALTGGSSALDAGRPVGTVVSGAVTVPAADQRGISRPRGTGVDIGACEMAFGGLQVIIQPEAARTAGGKWSVDGGTTWKNSGETAENLLPGSYAVTFGDVTGWTKPAARTVDVAQGPAVPVTGTYVQQNPDPDPSPDPSPDPAPDNRGGGGCSAGGVFSPSVLLLLAPLALLAVGRTR from the coding sequence GTGAAAAATGGAGGAACAGGCGACGGCTCCTCCTGGGCTGCGGCCGCAGGCGACCTGCGGACCGTGCTGGCTGGAGCAAGCAGCGGCGACGAGATCCGGGTTGCTGCGGGGAGCTACAAGCCCCACGCAGACGACCGGGGGGTCTCCATCGTCCTGAAGAACGGCGTGGCGCTCTACGGAGGGTTTCCTGACACTGGAAACCCCGCCATGGCCGACCGGGACCCTGAGCTCTATCGCACCATCCTCACCGGCGATCTGCTTGGCAACGATATCTTCGATGCGGCCAACGGCGGATACCAGGGTGGAACCGGAAGCGACAACAGCTACCACGTGGTCTCTGCGGACGGCGTGGGCAGCACGGCAGTCCTCGACGGCTTTTTCATCACCGGCGGAAACGCGGACGTTGACGGCGGCGGGATGTACAACACCGACAGCAGTCCGACCGTGACGAACTGCACCTTCTCGGGGAATTCCGCGGCCAACTCCGGCGGCGGGATGTTAAACACCGGCAGCAGTCCGACGGTGACGAACTGCACCTTCTCGGGAAACATCGCGACCAACCACGGCGGCGGGATGTCCAACTGGTACAGCAGTCCGGCGGTGACGAACTGCGTCTTTTCGGGGAATCGGACGAACGATGGCGGCGGGATGTTCAACTTTGGCAGCAGCAGTCCGACGGTGACGAACTCCACCTTCTCGGAGAACATCGCCACCAGCGCGGGCGGCGGTATGTACAACTGGAACCTCACCAGTCCTACGGTGACGAACTGCGTCTTTTCCGGAAACACTGCTGCCTGGGGCGGCGGGATGGCGAACAATTCCAATAGCAGCGCAGTGGTAACGAACAGCACCTTCTCGGGAAACACGGCGACCATCGACGGCGGCGGTATGTACCACTGGTACGGCAGTACGACGGTGACGGACTGCATCTTCCTGGAGAACACAGCGAACAAGGGCGGAGGCATATACAGCGGGTTCGGCAGTGTGACGTTTACGAACAGTACTTTCTCGGCGAACAGTGTAGGAGATGAGGGCGGAGGCATGTTCAACACCAACAACGCCCCCGCGGTGACCAACTGCACCTTTTCGGGGAACACCGCACACAACTGGGGGGGAGGCGGGATGTACAATGGTAACAGCATCCCGACGGTCACCAATTGTACCTTTACGGAGAACAGGGCCTCTTGGGGCGGAAACATGTACAATTTCAACAGTAGTCCAACTATACTGAACTCCATTTTCTGGGCATCTTCCAGCGAAGAAGTTGAGAATGCAGGAACATCGGCTCCCTCGCTCACCTCCTGCGTGGTCCAGGGAGGGTACCCGGGAGGAACGGACATTCTCGAAGGCGATCCCAAACTGGGGCCGCTGGCGGACAACGGAGGCCCCACGCAGACCCATGCGCTCACCGGTGGCAGTTCGGCCCTCGATGCCGGCCGGCCCGTGGGAACCGTGGTGAGCGGTGCCGTGACGGTGCCCGCCGCCGACCAGCGCGGCATCTCCCGTCCCCGCGGAACGGGAGTGGACATCGGCGCCTGCGAGATGGCCTTTGGAGGCCTGCAGGTGATCATCCAGCCGGAAGCGGCCCGGACGGCCGGAGGGAAATGGAGCGTGGACGGCGGAACGACGTGGAAGAACTCCGGAGAAACGGCGGAAAACCTTCTGCCGGGGAGCTACGCAGTAACCTTCGGTGACGTGACCGGGTGGACGAAGCCAGCGGCCCGGACGGTTGACGTGGCCCAGGGGCCTGCCGTGCCGGTCACGGGGACGTATGTGCAGCAAAACCCCGACCCCGATCCCAGCCCTGACCCCAGCCCTGACCCGGCCCCTGACAATCGCGGGGGCGGAGGCTGCTCCGCCGGAGGGGTCTTCTCCCCCTCAGTGCTATTGCTTCTTGCGCCGCTGGCGCTTCTTGCGGTCGGGCGAACGAGATAA